The following proteins come from a genomic window of Pirellula staleyi DSM 6068:
- the fusA gene encoding elongation factor G, translating to MDLTKVRNFGISAHIDSGKTTLSERILFYTGRIHKIEEVKGGGDGATMDYMDLEKERGITITSAATTVQWDGLTMNLIDTPGHVDFTVEVERSLRVLDGAILVLCAVGGVQSQSMTVDRQMKRYRIPRLAFINKMDRTGARPFAIVDDVKAKLGVDACLMQYPMGGGETFAGMIDLTTQKALYFDGRDGENVREEAVPAEYAAEVKKYRQIMLETLAMYSDEMMALLLSEEEVPLDLIYSVTKHAVQQQGFTPVFVGSAYKNKGVQPLLDAIVRFLPCPLEREVKAKNWEKADEAFPLFPDSTKPFVGMAFKIVEDPFGQLTFMRLYQGKITKGEMYYNQRTGKKDRFSRIVKMHADKREEIDVAEAGDIVAIMGIDCASGDTYAAEPKFCTLESMFIAKPVIKVAVTPVNRADSDKLSKALQRFRKEDPTFNVFNDEETSETIIAGMGELHLDIYVERIKREYKVELQVGAPKVSYRESPTQKYEFNYKHRKQSGGSGQYAHIVGFFEPLPEDSEENFIFEENIVGGRIPKNFIPSIEKGFKTVVGKGPLAEYPVVGLKAVVNDGSYHEVDSSDRAFQTCAEGCFREHFKDTKPAILEPIMKVEIECPENFQGPITGDLISRRGMIVNTDSRDKITNIVAEVPLAETFGYATDIRSMSQGQGTFTMELSCYRKVPGNVQEEIIAEKRKQLAAAAK from the coding sequence ATGGATCTGACAAAAGTACGTAACTTCGGTATCTCGGCACACATCGACTCCGGCAAGACGACGCTCAGCGAGCGCATCCTGTTCTACACCGGCCGCATTCACAAAATCGAAGAAGTGAAGGGTGGCGGCGACGGCGCGACGATGGACTATATGGACCTCGAAAAAGAACGAGGTATCACGATCACCTCCGCTGCCACGACTGTGCAGTGGGACGGCCTGACGATGAATCTCATCGACACTCCCGGCCACGTGGACTTCACCGTGGAAGTCGAACGCTCGCTCCGCGTGCTCGATGGCGCGATCCTGGTGCTCTGCGCCGTGGGTGGTGTGCAGTCGCAGTCGATGACGGTCGACCGTCAAATGAAGCGTTATCGCATTCCACGCCTGGCGTTCATCAACAAGATGGACCGCACCGGTGCTCGTCCGTTCGCCATTGTCGACGACGTGAAGGCCAAGCTCGGTGTCGATGCTTGCCTGATGCAATATCCGATGGGTGGCGGCGAAACCTTTGCCGGCATGATCGACCTGACGACCCAGAAGGCTCTGTACTTCGATGGTCGTGACGGCGAAAACGTGCGCGAAGAAGCTGTGCCAGCTGAGTACGCTGCTGAAGTGAAGAAGTATCGTCAAATCATGCTTGAAACGCTGGCGATGTACAGCGACGAGATGATGGCCCTGCTTCTCTCGGAAGAAGAAGTACCACTCGATCTGATTTACAGCGTGACCAAGCATGCCGTACAGCAGCAAGGTTTCACCCCTGTGTTTGTGGGCTCGGCCTACAAGAACAAGGGTGTTCAGCCGCTGCTCGACGCGATCGTTCGCTTTTTGCCTTGCCCACTCGAACGCGAAGTGAAGGCGAAGAACTGGGAAAAGGCCGACGAGGCATTTCCTCTGTTCCCAGACTCCACCAAGCCGTTCGTCGGCATGGCGTTCAAGATTGTGGAAGATCCCTTTGGTCAGCTCACCTTCATGCGGTTGTACCAAGGCAAGATCACCAAGGGTGAAATGTACTACAACCAGCGTACCGGCAAGAAAGATCGCTTCAGCCGCATCGTGAAGATGCACGCCGACAAGCGTGAAGAAATCGACGTTGCTGAAGCTGGCGATATCGTGGCGATCATGGGGATCGACTGCGCATCGGGTGATACCTATGCCGCCGAGCCGAAGTTTTGCACGCTCGAAAGCATGTTCATCGCCAAGCCGGTTATCAAAGTGGCGGTGACACCGGTCAACCGTGCCGACAGCGATAAGCTCAGCAAGGCTTTGCAGCGCTTCCGCAAGGAAGACCCGACCTTCAACGTGTTCAACGATGAAGAAACCAGCGAAACAATCATCGCGGGTATGGGTGAGTTGCATCTCGACATTTATGTCGAACGCATCAAGCGCGAATACAAGGTCGAGTTGCAGGTCGGTGCACCCAAGGTGAGCTACCGCGAATCGCCGACACAGAAGTACGAGTTCAACTACAAGCACCGTAAGCAATCGGGTGGTAGCGGTCAGTACGCTCACATCGTTGGTTTCTTCGAGCCCCTTCCTGAAGACTCGGAAGAGAACTTCATCTTCGAAGAAAACATCGTCGGTGGTCGTATTCCGAAGAACTTCATTCCTTCGATCGAAAAGGGTTTCAAGACCGTCGTGGGCAAGGGTCCGCTGGCTGAATACCCTGTCGTGGGTCTCAAGGCCGTGGTGAACGATGGTTCGTATCACGAAGTCGACTCGTCGGATCGCGCGTTCCAAACGTGTGCCGAAGGTTGCTTCCGCGAACACTTCAAGGACACCAAGCCTGCGATTCTCGAACCGATCATGAAGGTCGAAATCGAATGCCCCGAGAACTTCCAGGGACCCATCACGGGCGACTTGATTTCTCGCCGTGGTATGATCGTGAACACCGACTCGCGCGATAAGATCACCAACATCGTGGCGGAAGTGCCGCTTGCCGAAACGTTCGGCTACGCGACCGACATCCGCAGCATGTCGCAAGGTCAGGGTACGTTCACGATGGAACTTTCCTGCTACCGCAAGGTGCCAGGCAACGTTCAGGAAGAAATCATTGCCGAGAAGCGTAAGCAACTCGCTGCTGCCGCGAAGTAA
- a CDS encoding LL-diaminopimelate aminotransferase, with amino-acid sequence MSDPYFQTLFAERIGGANYGKGTEIYKFEKIKRAKRRALAEFPQRSLVDFGIGENDAMAAESVRARMVHELGLPENRGYMDNGNTAFKEAVARFMHRNFDVELDPMTQVNHCIGSKPALAMLPACFINPGDVTLMTVPGYPVAGTHTRYYGGSVYRLPLLAENDFYPDFKSIPADIWEKTKLLVINYPNSPTGKTATREFYEQVIELAKKHSFVVVQDAAHIMLTYDGPPMSFLQVPGALDVGVEIHSLSKGFDMIGWRIGWVCGHERVVRAFADVKDNSDSGQFGAIQNAAAAALDDDSIPHRVREKYRRRLEKLVEMLTRCGFKCEMPGGTYFLYTPAPKGLATGEKFENAEAASQYFITQHSIVTVPWDDAGPFLRFSVTYEAADEAAEDQLMAVAEERLKQCRLVF; translated from the coding sequence ATGAGCGACCCGTACTTTCAAACGCTGTTTGCAGAACGAATCGGTGGTGCCAACTACGGCAAGGGAACCGAAATCTATAAGTTCGAGAAGATCAAACGGGCCAAGCGGCGGGCCTTGGCCGAGTTTCCACAGCGGTCGCTGGTCGACTTCGGAATTGGCGAAAACGACGCCATGGCAGCCGAGTCGGTTCGGGCACGAATGGTCCACGAACTGGGGCTCCCCGAAAATCGTGGCTACATGGACAACGGCAACACCGCCTTCAAAGAAGCGGTCGCCCGGTTCATGCACCGCAACTTCGACGTCGAACTCGACCCGATGACGCAGGTGAACCACTGCATCGGCAGCAAGCCGGCTCTCGCCATGCTCCCCGCCTGCTTCATCAACCCAGGCGATGTGACGCTGATGACCGTGCCGGGCTACCCCGTGGCTGGCACCCACACGCGTTACTACGGCGGCAGTGTGTATCGCTTGCCACTTCTGGCCGAGAACGATTTCTATCCCGACTTCAAGTCGATTCCCGCCGACATCTGGGAAAAGACCAAACTGCTGGTGATCAATTATCCCAACAGCCCCACCGGAAAAACCGCCACTCGCGAGTTTTATGAGCAGGTGATTGAGCTGGCCAAAAAGCACTCGTTTGTAGTGGTGCAAGATGCGGCCCATATCATGCTGACTTATGATGGCCCGCCGATGAGCTTTTTGCAGGTCCCCGGAGCACTCGATGTGGGTGTCGAAATCCACTCCCTCTCGAAGGGCTTCGACATGATCGGCTGGCGCATCGGATGGGTCTGCGGCCACGAACGTGTGGTTCGCGCGTTTGCCGACGTCAAGGACAATAGCGACAGTGGTCAGTTCGGCGCAATTCAGAACGCTGCTGCAGCCGCTCTCGACGACGATTCGATCCCGCACCGCGTGCGTGAAAAGTATCGCCGACGCCTTGAAAAACTGGTCGAAATGCTCACGCGCTGCGGATTCAAGTGCGAAATGCCGGGGGGAACTTACTTCCTCTACACCCCAGCGCCGAAGGGGCTCGCAACGGGCGAAAAATTCGAGAACGCCGAAGCTGCCAGCCAGTACTTCATCACTCAGCATTCGATTGTCACCGTGCCATGGGACGATGCTGGTCCGTTCTTGCGGTTCTCGGTCACCTACGAGGCAGCTGATGAAGCAGCCGAAGACCAACTGATGGCCGTGGCTGAAGAACGCCTGAAGCAGTGCCGCTTGGTGTTTTAA